A part of Haloarchaeobius sp. HME9146 genomic DNA contains:
- the dnaJ gene encoding molecular chaperone DnaJ, whose amino-acid sequence MSEDFYDALGVSRDASEDEIKQAYRKKAAEYHPDVSDAEDAEEKFKQVKKAKEVLTDEEKRQAYDQMGHDRFKEAEKRGGFDGRGGMGGGAGGFGGGGGPFGGGAGGMGDINDIFEQFFGGGGQRGQGQRDRGPRPGRDLRTRTTLDLEDVYHGIEKQVTITRPEHCDTCEGHGHPPEADSETCANCNGQGRVTKVQQTPLGRVQQTQACRQCEGEGEIYDETCDDCRGRGIVEAETTLTVEIPAGIRDGQSVRLGGEGAPGDPGAPKGDLLIEVSVDQSGDFERDGDDLYYRLPISFPQAVFGDTIEIETFGGSVEIDIDEGTQSGETIRIRGEGMPRLRRSGHGDLYVQVQVVTPDSLNEEQREALEAFAEAGGEEVEVKKGFWKKIKNSF is encoded by the coding sequence ATGAGCGAGGACTTCTACGACGCCCTCGGCGTGAGCAGGGACGCGTCCGAGGACGAGATCAAGCAGGCCTACCGAAAGAAGGCCGCCGAGTATCACCCCGACGTCTCCGACGCGGAGGACGCCGAAGAGAAGTTCAAGCAGGTGAAGAAGGCCAAGGAGGTCCTCACCGACGAGGAGAAACGCCAGGCCTACGACCAGATGGGCCACGACCGCTTCAAGGAGGCCGAGAAGCGCGGCGGCTTCGACGGTCGTGGCGGCATGGGCGGTGGTGCCGGCGGCTTCGGCGGCGGCGGTGGTCCCTTCGGCGGCGGCGCCGGCGGCATGGGCGACATCAACGACATCTTCGAGCAGTTCTTCGGTGGCGGTGGCCAGCGCGGGCAGGGCCAGCGCGACCGGGGTCCCCGCCCGGGCCGCGACCTCCGGACGCGGACCACGCTCGACCTCGAGGACGTGTATCACGGCATCGAGAAACAGGTGACCATCACCCGGCCCGAGCACTGTGACACCTGCGAGGGTCACGGGCACCCGCCCGAGGCCGACTCCGAGACCTGTGCGAACTGTAACGGGCAGGGTCGGGTGACGAAGGTCCAGCAGACGCCACTCGGCCGCGTCCAGCAGACCCAGGCTTGCCGCCAGTGTGAGGGCGAGGGCGAGATATACGACGAGACCTGTGACGACTGTCGCGGGCGCGGCATCGTCGAGGCGGAGACGACGCTGACCGTCGAGATTCCCGCCGGTATCCGCGACGGCCAGTCGGTCCGCCTCGGCGGCGAGGGCGCACCGGGCGACCCCGGCGCGCCGAAGGGTGACCTCCTCATCGAGGTCTCCGTCGACCAGAGCGGCGACTTCGAACGCGACGGTGACGACCTGTACTACCGCCTGCCCATCTCGTTCCCGCAGGCCGTGTTCGGCGACACCATCGAGATAGAGACGTTCGGTGGGTCGGTCGAGATAGACATCGACGAGGGCACCCAGAGCGGTGAGACCATCCGCATCCGCGGTGAGGGGATGCCCCGGCTCCGCCGCAGCGGCCACGGCGACCTCTACGTGCAGGTGCAGGTCGTGACGCCCGACAGCCTCAACGAGGAACAGCGCGAGGCGCTGGAGGCGTTCGCTGAAGCTGGCGGGGAAGAGGTCGAAGTGAAGAAGGGCTTCTGGAAGAAGATCAAGAACTCGTTCTAG
- the dnaK gene encoding molecular chaperone DnaK, translated as MASNKILGIDLGTTNSAFAVMEGGDPEIIVNSEGNRTTPSVVAFTEDGERLVGKPAKNQAIQNPERTIASIKRHMGDDYAVDIDGEDYTPEQISAMILQKLKRDAEEYLGEDVEKAVITVPAYFSDRQRQATKDAGEIAGFEVERIINEPTAAAMAYGLDDDSDQTILVYDLGGGTFDVSILDLGGGVYEVVATNGDNDLGGDDWDEAIIDWLADEFEDDHGIDLRDDRQALQRLKDAAEEAKIELSSRKETEINLPFITATDDGPIHLEKSLTRAKFENLTQDLIERTVAPTEQALEDAEYEMDDIDEVLLVGGSTRMPQVLDKVEEMIGSEPKKNVNPDEAVALGAAIQGGVLGGEVDDIVLLDVTPLSLGIEVKGGLFERLIEKNTTIPTEESKIFTTAADNQTSVQVRVFQGEREMAQDNELLGEFHLTGIPPAPAGTPQIEVTFSIDENGIVNVSAEDKGSGNREDITIEGGAGLSDAEVKRMQEEAEEHAEEDRQRRERIEAKNSAEATLQRAETILEENEENVDDDLRDAIEAEMENVEEVVADSESTKEDIEEATKALSTELQEIGKQMYDQEAAAQGGGMGGGMGGDMGGAAPGGDDDEFVDADFEDVDEKDEKDE; from the coding sequence ATGGCGAGCAACAAGATTCTCGGTATCGACCTCGGGACGACGAACTCCGCCTTCGCCGTGATGGAAGGTGGCGACCCCGAGATTATCGTGAACAGCGAAGGTAACCGGACGACTCCCTCCGTCGTCGCGTTTACCGAAGACGGTGAGCGACTCGTCGGTAAACCGGCCAAGAACCAGGCCATCCAGAACCCCGAGCGCACCATCGCGTCCATCAAGCGCCACATGGGCGACGACTACGCGGTCGATATCGATGGCGAGGACTACACGCCTGAGCAGATCTCCGCGATGATTCTCCAGAAGCTCAAGCGTGACGCCGAGGAGTACCTCGGTGAGGACGTCGAGAAGGCCGTCATCACGGTGCCCGCCTACTTCAGCGACCGCCAGCGCCAGGCGACCAAGGACGCCGGCGAGATCGCCGGCTTCGAGGTCGAGCGCATCATCAACGAGCCGACCGCCGCCGCGATGGCGTACGGGCTCGACGACGACTCCGACCAGACCATCCTCGTGTACGACCTGGGTGGTGGCACGTTCGACGTTTCCATCCTCGACCTGGGTGGCGGCGTGTACGAGGTCGTCGCCACGAACGGGGACAACGACCTCGGTGGCGACGACTGGGACGAGGCCATCATCGACTGGCTCGCCGATGAGTTCGAGGACGACCACGGCATCGACCTCCGCGACGACCGGCAGGCGCTCCAGCGCCTCAAGGACGCCGCAGAGGAGGCCAAGATCGAGCTCTCCTCGCGCAAGGAGACCGAGATCAACCTGCCGTTCATCACGGCGACCGACGACGGCCCCATCCACCTCGAGAAGAGCCTGACCCGTGCGAAGTTCGAGAACCTGACCCAGGACCTCATCGAGCGCACGGTCGCTCCGACGGAGCAGGCCCTCGAGGACGCCGAGTACGAGATGGACGACATCGACGAGGTGCTCCTCGTCGGTGGCTCCACGCGCATGCCGCAGGTCCTCGACAAGGTCGAGGAGATGATCGGCAGCGAGCCGAAGAAGAACGTCAACCCCGACGAGGCCGTCGCGCTGGGCGCGGCCATCCAGGGTGGTGTGCTGGGCGGCGAGGTCGACGACATCGTCCTCCTCGACGTCACGCCGCTCTCGCTCGGTATCGAGGTCAAGGGTGGCCTCTTCGAGCGCCTCATCGAGAAGAACACGACCATCCCGACCGAGGAGTCGAAGATCTTCACGACCGCCGCGGACAACCAGACGTCCGTCCAGGTCCGCGTCTTCCAGGGTGAGCGCGAGATGGCTCAGGACAACGAGCTGCTCGGCGAGTTCCACCTCACCGGCATCCCGCCGGCACCGGCAGGCACGCCCCAGATCGAGGTCACCTTCAGCATCGACGAGAACGGTATCGTGAACGTCTCCGCCGAGGACAAGGGCTCGGGCAACCGCGAGGACATCACCATCGAAGGCGGTGCCGGCCTCTCGGACGCCGAGGTCAAGCGGATGCAGGAGGAAGCCGAAGAGCACGCCGAGGAGGACCGCCAGCGCCGTGAGCGCATCGAGGCGAAGAACAGCGCCGAGGCGACGCTCCAGCGCGCCGAGACCATCCTCGAGGAGAACGAGGAGAACGTCGACGACGACCTCCGCGACGCCATCGAGGCCGAGATGGAGAACGTCGAAGAGGTCGTCGCGGACTCCGAGTCCACGAAGGAGGACATCGAGGAGGCCACCAAGGCTCTCTCGACGGAGCTTCAGGAGATCGGCAAGCAGATGTACGACCAGGAGGCCGCAGCCCAGGGCGGTGGCATGGGTGGCGGCATGGGCGGCGACATGGGTGGTGCGGCACCCGGCGGTGACGACGACGAGTTCGTCGACGCCGACTTCGAGGACGTCGACGAGAAGGACGAGAAGGACGAGTAA
- a CDS encoding nucleotide exchange factor GrpE produces MDEDEDTETPPSEATEAGEDAPEDAESAPVDAPEAAGDAEAETADTAASDGEADDDTEDEFEWTDSAAPETDAEPVGETQVGDDLVDRITALDDELGSEVETIIQRAFELKDEAETLRETVDELEAERDELREEREDLKQRLVRKQADFKNYKERSKKKQEQIQERATEDLVERIVPVRDNLVRALDQDEGADIRDGIQATLREFDRVLEDENVEEVSPEPGTEVDPQRHEVMVRVDSDKPDGSIVDVYRPGYEMGGKVIQTAQVTVSNGSDYEGEEEAVPLGGEVEEGSPETADSTASDGGEVGDAAEQPQPGDGESGETVGEKD; encoded by the coding sequence ATGGACGAAGACGAGGACACGGAGACGCCGCCCTCCGAGGCGACGGAGGCAGGCGAAGACGCTCCAGAGGATGCGGAGTCGGCCCCCGTCGACGCTCCCGAGGCGGCGGGTGACGCCGAGGCGGAGACAGCGGACACAGCCGCATCCGACGGCGAGGCGGACGACGACACCGAGGACGAGTTCGAGTGGACCGACTCCGCGGCTCCCGAGACGGATGCCGAACCGGTCGGCGAGACCCAGGTCGGCGACGACCTCGTCGACCGCATCACGGCCCTCGACGACGAGCTTGGCTCCGAGGTGGAGACGATAATCCAGCGAGCGTTCGAGCTGAAGGACGAAGCCGAGACCCTCCGCGAGACCGTGGACGAACTCGAGGCCGAGCGCGACGAGCTTCGCGAGGAACGCGAGGACCTCAAGCAGCGCCTGGTCCGCAAGCAGGCCGACTTCAAGAACTACAAGGAGCGCTCGAAGAAGAAGCAAGAGCAGATTCAAGAGCGTGCGACCGAGGACCTCGTCGAGCGAATCGTCCCGGTCCGGGACAACCTGGTCCGCGCCCTCGACCAGGACGAGGGTGCCGACATCCGTGACGGTATCCAGGCGACGCTCCGTGAGTTCGACCGCGTCCTCGAGGACGAGAACGTCGAGGAGGTCTCGCCGGAGCCTGGCACGGAAGTCGACCCCCAGCGCCACGAGGTGATGGTCCGAGTGGACAGCGACAAACCAGACGGCTCCATCGTCGACGTCTACCGGCCGGGGTACGAGATGGGCGGGAAGGTCATCCAGACCGCTCAGGTCACCGTGAGCAACGGTTCCGACTACGAGGGCGAGGAGGAAGCGGTCCCGCTCGGCGGCGAGGTCGAAGAGGGGAGCCCCGAAACGGCTGACTCGACGGCCTCCGACGGTGGCGAGGTCGGCGACGCTGCCGAGCAGCCACAGCCGGGCGACGGGGAGTCCGGTGAAACTGTCGGCGAGAAGGACTGA
- a CDS encoding DEAD/DEAH box helicase family protein, giving the protein MTVTLRYENGTIRVESDGSQPLPGVITDDRSGTGRVPGAAYAELVNDLDQHGIEYRDEVLHLPAVGDLTSTYELRDYQHEALAAWAGESADTGLSRRGCLELPTGSGKTVIAIAAIEECATPTLVVVPTLDLVDQWRTELATEFDQPIGQLGGGEQRIEPLTVSTYDSAYLRADDIGDRFELLVFDEVHHLGGQGYRDIGHLFAAPYRLGLTATFERPDGAHEAIEELVGPLVHQLSVADLAGDHLADYDVKRLRVELTPDERERYEEKQGVFTDYLAHSNIQLRSGSDYQELVKRSGTDPEARNALLAKQEAKRIMMGSEAKLQALADVLDRHRDDRVILFTAHNDLAYDISERFLVPVITHHTGTEERRDILDRFRDGRYSRVVTSNVLDEGVDVPDANVAVILSGTGSEREFTQRLGRILRPKADGGRALLYEIISKETAETRVADRRRG; this is encoded by the coding sequence ATGACGGTCACGCTCCGGTACGAGAACGGGACAATCCGGGTCGAGAGCGACGGCTCCCAGCCCCTCCCGGGCGTGATCACGGACGACCGAAGTGGGACCGGCCGGGTTCCGGGGGCAGCGTACGCGGAACTCGTCAACGACCTCGACCAGCACGGCATCGAGTATCGTGACGAGGTGCTCCACCTTCCCGCAGTCGGCGACCTCACCTCGACGTACGAGCTTCGGGACTACCAGCACGAGGCGCTGGCGGCGTGGGCAGGTGAATCAGCCGACACGGGACTCTCGCGTCGTGGCTGCCTCGAACTCCCCACGGGGAGTGGGAAGACCGTGATCGCCATCGCAGCCATCGAGGAGTGCGCAACGCCGACGCTGGTCGTGGTGCCGACGCTCGACCTCGTCGACCAGTGGCGGACCGAACTCGCTACGGAGTTCGACCAGCCAATCGGGCAGCTCGGGGGCGGCGAACAGCGAATCGAACCGCTCACCGTGTCCACGTACGACTCGGCGTACCTCCGGGCCGACGACATCGGTGACAGGTTCGAACTGCTCGTCTTCGACGAGGTCCACCACCTCGGGGGCCAAGGCTACCGAGACATCGGCCACCTCTTCGCCGCGCCGTACCGGCTGGGCCTCACTGCGACGTTCGAGCGCCCCGACGGTGCCCACGAGGCCATCGAGGAGCTCGTCGGGCCGCTCGTCCACCAGCTTTCGGTCGCGGACCTCGCCGGTGACCACCTCGCCGACTACGACGTGAAACGACTCCGGGTCGAGCTCACACCCGACGAACGCGAGCGCTACGAGGAGAAACAGGGTGTCTTCACCGACTACCTCGCCCACAGCAACATCCAGCTACGCAGCGGGAGCGACTACCAGGAACTGGTCAAGCGCTCGGGCACCGACCCCGAGGCGCGAAACGCACTGCTCGCCAAGCAGGAGGCAAAGCGCATCATGATGGGAAGCGAGGCGAAACTCCAGGCGCTCGCCGACGTCCTCGACAGACACCGCGACGACCGGGTCATCCTCTTTACGGCGCACAACGACCTCGCCTACGACATCTCCGAGCGCTTCCTCGTTCCGGTCATCACGCACCACACTGGAACCGAAGAGCGCCGCGACATCCTCGACCGGTTCCGTGACGGCCGGTACTCCCGGGTCGTCACGTCGAACGTCCTCGACGAAGGAGTGGACGTCCCCGACGCGAACGTCGCGGTCATCCTCTCCGGGACGGGGAGCGAGCGCGAGTTCACACAGCGATTGGGCAGAATCCTCCGCCCGAAAGCGGACGGCGGGCGGGCGCTCCTCTACGAGATAATCAGCAAAGAGACGGCGGAGACGCGGGTCGCCGACCGTCGCCGCGGGTGA
- a CDS encoding DUF790 family protein, whose protein sequence is MLTKDLLRVSRAGGGYQPRFVGDDAEAVAARVLGVFQGHVGETYGDLQDALTDLEGEEADFKLVRGFAKLVEREATVETSAPIPPERARRAAFTAAEEVGVVTDSERETAMAQAASSLGTSPDAVAGSLYADLPDEQLVTAVDARWTPTELVAQYNLSLAQTALFDATTVRVRSSDPKALISAVKRLRLMYEIEQTPDGREVVVTGPDSLFRNSRRYGTRFARLLRTVAKTDDWRLSATIDDRGTERQLVLSDDDPVRVPGSDPVAEVSYDSDVEADFAARFASLDLDWDLVREPEPLATGTRVMIPDFAFDWAPTGGDTGDEFRVYFEVMGFWTPEYVGKKLSQLSDLEEVEMLVAVDESLGVGEAIESLDHRAIPYSGGRIRVKDVRDALRRYEDELVAASAAALPDELEPDEDVVTLASLAAELGVSEDVVEDKAFPAHERVGRTLIRPPVLETVRANLTAGLSLDEAEAVLADHGIGETSAVLSRLGYRVEWEGLSGGTLHRTD, encoded by the coding sequence ATGCTGACCAAGGACCTGCTTCGGGTCTCGCGCGCCGGTGGTGGCTACCAGCCCCGCTTCGTCGGCGACGACGCCGAAGCGGTCGCTGCCCGCGTCCTCGGCGTGTTCCAGGGCCACGTCGGTGAGACCTACGGCGACCTGCAGGACGCGCTGACCGACCTCGAAGGGGAGGAGGCTGATTTCAAGCTCGTCCGGGGGTTCGCGAAGCTGGTCGAGCGCGAGGCCACCGTCGAGACCAGCGCGCCGATTCCGCCGGAGCGCGCGCGTCGAGCCGCCTTCACTGCGGCCGAGGAGGTGGGCGTGGTCACCGACTCGGAGCGGGAGACGGCCATGGCCCAGGCCGCCTCCTCGCTCGGGACGAGCCCCGATGCGGTCGCCGGGTCGCTGTACGCTGACCTCCCGGACGAGCAACTCGTCACGGCGGTCGACGCGCGCTGGACTCCCACAGAGCTGGTGGCCCAGTACAACCTCTCGCTGGCGCAGACGGCGCTGTTCGACGCGACAACGGTCCGGGTTCGGTCGTCCGACCCCAAGGCGCTCATCTCGGCGGTCAAACGGTTGCGCCTGATGTACGAGATCGAGCAGACGCCCGACGGCCGGGAGGTCGTCGTGACCGGCCCGGACAGTCTGTTCCGGAACTCGCGGCGCTACGGGACGCGGTTCGCTCGGCTGTTGCGGACCGTCGCGAAGACCGACGACTGGCGGCTCTCCGCGACCATCGACGACCGCGGCACCGAGCGCCAGCTGGTGCTCTCGGACGACGACCCGGTTCGCGTGCCGGGGAGCGACCCCGTCGCCGAAGTGAGCTACGACAGCGATGTAGAGGCCGATTTCGCTGCCCGGTTCGCGTCGCTCGACCTCGACTGGGACCTCGTCCGGGAGCCGGAACCGCTCGCGACCGGAACGAGGGTGATGATCCCGGACTTCGCGTTCGACTGGGCACCCACTGGCGGGGACACCGGCGACGAGTTCCGCGTCTACTTCGAGGTGATGGGCTTCTGGACGCCGGAGTACGTCGGGAAGAAGCTCTCCCAGCTGAGCGACCTCGAGGAGGTCGAGATGCTCGTCGCGGTCGACGAGTCGCTGGGCGTCGGCGAGGCTATCGAGTCCCTCGACCATCGAGCGATTCCCTACTCCGGCGGCCGAATCCGGGTGAAGGACGTCCGCGACGCGCTCCGGCGGTACGAGGACGAGCTGGTCGCTGCCAGCGCGGCCGCGCTGCCCGACGAGCTCGAACCCGACGAGGACGTGGTGACGCTGGCGTCGCTCGCGGCGGAACTGGGCGTTAGCGAAGACGTGGTCGAAGACAAGGCGTTCCCGGCACACGAGCGCGTCGGACGGACCCTCATCCGACCCCCGGTGCTGGAGACGGTCCGCGCGAATCTCACGGCCGGACTGTCCCTGGACGAGGCCGAAGCAGTGCTGGCAGACCACGGCATCGGCGAGACGAGCGCGGTGCTCTCGCGACTCGGGTATCGCGTCGAGTGGGAGGGTTTGAGTGGTGGGACCCTCCACAGGACGGACTGA